A segment of the Pseudomonas versuta genome:
CATCGAGGCACCAATAAACACCACGCCACCGGCTGTGATTGCCGGTCCGCCGATGGTTGGCGAGCCCATGCTCTCAGGCATGTACCAGCCATACTGCTGCACCGCGCCCATCGGACGACGCCACTTCACATCACCGGTGTGCATGTCGATAGCGACGATTTCACCGAAAGGCGGCGCCCAGCACGGCATGCCGGCCCAGTTCTGCGCGTTCAGCAAGGACATGCCATAGGGTGCGCCGATCTGTGGATAGAAGCCGTTTTCGTTGCCTGAGTCTTTGGGTTGTTTGTCGTACGACGCGCGATCCCACAGCTTGATCATCTGCACGATGTGCGAGGTGTTAACCACCGCCACCTGGCTGACCGGGTCGAACGCTACGCCACCCCATTGCACGCCACCGGCACTGTCCGGGTAGGCCAGTACGCCGTTACCTTTGGTCGAAGGTGGCGAGTACATGCCGTTGTATTCCAGGCCGTCCCACATTTTTGAACACTGGCCAAGGCCGACAATATCGGCGATTTTCCAGATAGCGGGCTTCTTGGACTGGTCCAGCAACGGAGCAGGTTTGGTCGGGAAGGGTTGTGTGGGTGAGTAGACTTCGCCCTCTGCATCGCCTTTGGGTACAGGGCGCTCCTCAATCGGCCACACGTCTTCACCGGTGCGGCGGTCAACGGTGAACAGGAAGCCCATTTTGGTCGCTTGAACCAGCGCGGCTACAGGTTTGCCATCGACGGTGATGTCCATCAGGGTCGGGGCCGAGTTGATATCGTAGTCCCACAAGTCGTGGTGAACCCACTGACGGGACCATACGACCTTGCCCGTATTGATATCCAGCGCGGTAGTTGAAGTCCCTAAAGGAATCGCTTTTGGGCGGTTGCCGCCCCAGTAGTTGGGTGAGGGCGAGGAGACCGGGATGTACAGCAGGCCGAGTGCCGCGTCGTAAGACATGGCCGTCCAGATGTTGGCGGTACCGGTGTTGCCGGCCTCATCATCGGGAATCGGTTTGAACTCCCACTCCAGCTCGCCGGTACGGGCGTTCAGAGCAAACAGCGAGCCGGGTGACTCGACCTCATACTCCCAGTCCTTGCCGGCCCAGCCGACGATCAGCTTGTCACCGATAACGGTCGGCGGTTGCAGCACCGACAGCGGCCATTTGGCGTTGAGTTTGTTCCATTGGTTGATATCAACCACACCGTTTTTGCCGAAGTTTTCGCAGGGTTTACCGGTATCGGCATCCACTGCAAACAACTGCGCGGTCATGTTCCCCAGGTAGACGACCTTCTGGCAGGCAACGCCGGGTTGCGGGTTTTTTTCCTGCCAGTAGGCGACGCCGCGGGACTTCAAGGCCGGCTGGGTGAGGGCCACTAACGGCGACTTGGTGTCATAGCTCCACTTTTCTTTACCGGTCTCGGGCTCAAGGGCAATGATCCGGTAAAAAGGCGTACCGACATACAACGTGTCATTGGCAAAAATCGGGGTGGCGGACCATACAGTGGCCGGTGTTTTACCGGTCCCGTCGGACATGTCGCCGGTGAAATACTGCCAAACCTTGGTCAGTTTTCCGACGTTGTCCTTATTGATCTGGTTCAGCGGCGAATACTTTTGCGAGCTTAACTGGCCATGAAACGAGTCCCACTCCTTGCCATTGGGCAAGGGGATTCTGGCGTCTTCGGCGGAGATACTGGATGGCGCCAGCAGGGGCGTGGGCACTACATAAGCGGTGTCGGCGTGTGCGGTTGAAATACCCGCGAGCATGCAGATGACCGGTGCCGTGAAAAGATGTTTTTTTACTTTATCCATGTCACGCGCTCCTTGTTGGCTTGGCGCAGAATGATTCGATGATCACACCTGCGGCGCACACCACCAGAACAATGGCAGTCCACCACCCGTGCAAGAGGATCGCGCCAAGAAGCGTCCCGAGGACCCCGAGCCAGCTCAGAATCACGAACAGTTTTCTGAGTCCCCCGAACTCATACTTGATCAGCAGCAGGCCAAGAATGAACAGAACGAATTCGCCCAGCATGGTTGTCATTGAGCCGCCGGAGCCGGTAACGCCCGACAATGGCGTGAAAAATCGCCATGCCGTAATGGCCAGGGCGATCAATGCAGTAACAATCATGATGTAGGCGCCTGTATGGCGCCTGGGCGGTGCATAGCCAGCAGAAGTACTCATCCCTTTCTCCTTTACGTTTTATGCTCTCAGGCATTAGGAAAAAGAGTGTAGCCAAGCTTGCAGGAACTGCCGGGAAGAGGTTCCCGGCAGTTTGGTGGTCGCTGCCGGGGCAGGAGGTGCGGTTGTGGATTCCAGATCAGTGTGCGCAATCAGTCCCGACCGGAGCTGGCGCATCCTTGGTCACATGTTTGACCAGTTTGCCGATGGTCAACCCCTGGAACAGGATCGACGACAGCACCACGATGTAGGTGATACTCAGGATCAGGTCGCGTTCCGGGCCCAGTGGCAAGGCCAGTGCCAGTGCGACCGAAACCCCGCCGCGCAAGCCGCCCCAGGTCAGGATGCGGATGGTGCCGCGGGGCACCGTACGCCAGCGGCGCAGCAGGACAATGGCCGGGGCCACAGTCAGCAGGCGCGAGAGCAGAATGGCCAGGGCCAGTACGCTTGCTGCCAGCAAGTGCAGCCACGAGAACGGCAATAACAGCAGTTCCATGCCGATCAGGGCAAACAGCAGCGCGTTGAGCATGTCATCGAGCAGCTCCCAAAAACCGTCCATGTAGCGACGTGTCATCTCGTTCATGGCCTTGTTGCGGCCCAGGTTGCCGATAATCAGACCGGCCACCACCATCGCAATCGGCGCCGACACGTGCAGTTCACTGGCCATGGCTGAGCCGCCAATCACCAGCGCCAGGGTCAGCATCACTTCGATCTGGTACTGCTCGATGCTCTTGATCATTCGATAGACCAGATAACCGATCAAACCACCGAACACCACGCCGCCAATGGCTTCGTGGGCAAACAGCATTGCAGTGGCGCCCAGGCTCGGGGTTTCGCCCAGTTGCACAATGCCCAGCAATACGGTGAACACCACAACGGCCGTACCGTCATTGAACAGCGACTCGCCGACGATGGTGGTTTTCAACGGTTTGGACGCGTTGGCGGTACGCAGCACGCCAAGCACGGCAATCGGGTCGGTAGGCGAAATCAGGGCGCCGAACAGCAGGCAGTACAGGAAACTGATATGCCATCCAAACAGGCCGAAGATCCAGTACGCCAGGCTGCCGATCACGGTGGTGGCAATCAGCACGCCGACGGTGGCCAGCAGGCCGATTGGCCAGCGGTAGCTGCGCACGTCGTTGAAGTTTACGTGCAGGGCACCGGCAAACAGCAGGAAGGAAAGCATCCAGTTCATCAGCAGATCGCCGAAATCGATCTGGCCGATCAGCTCCTGCACGCGCTCTTCCAGGCCGGGGTAGCCAATAAAACTCAAGCCTTGCAGCAGCAGGGAAAACATGAGGGCGGTGACCATTACGCCAATTGTTGGCGGCAGGCCGATAAAACGGAAATTCACGTACGTCAGCAGTGAAGTCAGGCAGATAAACGCAGCTACAAGTTCAAGCATCCGGGAT
Coding sequences within it:
- a CDS encoding pyrroloquinoline quinone-dependent dehydrogenase; translation: MDKVKKHLFTAPVICMLAGISTAHADTAYVVPTPLLAPSSISAEDARIPLPNGKEWDSFHGQLSSQKYSPLNQINKDNVGKLTKVWQYFTGDMSDGTGKTPATVWSATPIFANDTLYVGTPFYRIIALEPETGKEKWSYDTKSPLVALTQPALKSRGVAYWQEKNPQPGVACQKVVYLGNMTAQLFAVDADTGKPCENFGKNGVVDINQWNKLNAKWPLSVLQPPTVIGDKLIVGWAGKDWEYEVESPGSLFALNARTGELEWEFKPIPDDEAGNTGTANIWTAMSYDAALGLLYIPVSSPSPNYWGGNRPKAIPLGTSTTALDINTGKVVWSRQWVHHDLWDYDINSAPTLMDITVDGKPVAALVQATKMGFLFTVDRRTGEDVWPIEERPVPKGDAEGEVYSPTQPFPTKPAPLLDQSKKPAIWKIADIVGLGQCSKMWDGLEYNGMYSPPSTKGNGVLAYPDSAGGVQWGGVAFDPVSQVAVVNTSHIVQMIKLWDRASYDKQPKDSGNENGFYPQIGAPYGMSLLNAQNWAGMPCWAPPFGEIVAIDMHTGDVKWRRPMGAVQQYGWYMPESMGSPTIGGPAITAGGVVFIGASMDAKVRAYSLDDGKELWSDNVMAPAVANPAVYEYKGRQYVAFVAGGNSIMKDQVGDQVVVYALPK
- a CDS encoding cation:proton antiporter — protein: MLELVAAFICLTSLLTYVNFRFIGLPPTIGVMVTALMFSLLLQGLSFIGYPGLEERVQELIGQIDFGDLLMNWMLSFLLFAGALHVNFNDVRSYRWPIGLLATVGVLIATTVIGSLAYWIFGLFGWHISFLYCLLFGALISPTDPIAVLGVLRTANASKPLKTTIVGESLFNDGTAVVVFTVLLGIVQLGETPSLGATAMLFAHEAIGGVVFGGLIGYLVYRMIKSIEQYQIEVMLTLALVIGGSAMASELHVSAPIAMVVAGLIIGNLGRNKAMNEMTRRYMDGFWELLDDMLNALLFALIGMELLLLPFSWLHLLAASVLALAILLSRLLTVAPAIVLLRRWRTVPRGTIRILTWGGLRGGVSVALALALPLGPERDLILSITYIVVLSSILFQGLTIGKLVKHVTKDAPAPVGTDCAH